TGGGTTTAAATGCAACAAACCCAATGAGAACTGATGCTGTCAttctcaaaaacaaacaaaaacctttCTCTATTACGATACATTAGATAGGAGCTTACACAGTAAAGCTTCGACTTAAGGCGTGCACATATGTCTAAGATACTTCTTCGCATTCAGGAGGTGCCTATGGACACATCCTCGTCTGATGATGAAGCAGCAGGACAAGCTTCAGTCTCGACAGATATAAATGGCATACTTCGAACTGATACGTTGAGTAGTGAGGATGAACAGGTGAGGTAGTATGTTCGAGACGTTAAGTGCATTTTTATTAATAAGCTGTTTTCTTGCAGGAAACTTCAAGCGATGCTTGTAGCACAGCAGCCTCCAGGGTGACATCTGCTCCGGTCAGTCCCACTACTCCAGAACTGCAAGCAACCAATGATAGGCCACAGCATGCCAACCCGATGGTTTCCCATGACACATTGCTAAATGATGAAGAGGTATGCACACATATCTATATTTATGTGGGTATTTTTTTGTATAACAGAAGTGGTTGTTCGGAGTATTTAGTAATATGCGGTGACATCGCAGAGGCATGACAGCACTTGTGCCTGTTGTGTCTCCATATGTGGTGTCATTGCAGATTTTGCACTAAAAATCGAACATGGCTTTGTCACACGTCGAGGTGGTGCCGATCTCTGACGAGTTCCCTTTTCTCTTGGTTTCatcgtttttgtgttttctctgctctATTTGTTTTGCAGCTGTCCATGTCTGATGAGGATGGTTCAGAGCAACATGATCCTGGAGAGCTGCCTTCAGAAGATGACATGGTAGGTCCATCGGAAGTTGCAAAAATTACACAAACATGGCTGATGTCATTAACTGCTGGGGGATCACTTAGCTTGTTTAGGCATTGGAAATGCAGAATTTATGAACGGTAAGAGCTCACTGAAAACGAAGACACAATGAaggctcacacacacacagcgctatgtTTGTGAAAGCAGTGCAGGGAGGGGGATGACAAGGGGGCAAGAACATGTGCCCCTTTATCATTGtgcatcatgaccttgagcaccttcttgtttttcttcaaatgcgtggCTTACTGTCAGTGTAATCACAAGTGCACGGAGGGAGGGGGGTACATGGCGGCATCCCGCGGCGGCCACGGTAACTATATGCAGCAAATCAGCCAACCGTCATGGACGTGGGTATGTGGCACAGAAATTGggatatatggcatcatttgtcgagaaaagagggatcgatttctagctgacttggATAATTAATTGTGAAGTCTCAGTCGAGTGCTGCCATTTTGAACAAttatttcttttctcctttcAGCAGCAAATGCCTAACAGTCCCACGGGGCCGAGTCATGGTGGCAAGTCGCAGTTTGGAGAGTTATTTACTGATGTTATCACTGAAAGAGTGGTTTTGTCCAGAGGTGACATTCTCCTCATGGTGCTGAAGCACGCTGTGAAAAATAATTTGTCATTCACTGGGCTGACCAGCATGTTGGACCTTATTAACAGAATTTTCGAACATCCAATATTGCCTGATTCACGGTACCAGCTCTCCAAACTTTTGAGCAAAACTGGCACAACCATGACATATTATTGTTTTTGCCCCAAATGCTTCACACATATAGAAAATGCTGAAACAAATGCCTCTTTTCAGTGCATACAGTGTGGGCACAGAACGAGTGTTTCCAGTCTATCTGATATGCCTTTTTTTGTGACTCTTGATGTGGAATCACAGTTGCAAAGATTGTTGAAAGACTGTGCACTCCTTGACCTAACAAAGCCACTTCACCATGATGGCTCACTGGGTGATCTATGTGATGGTGAAATGTACCACAAATTCGCAGCTTCAACACAGCAGTGTGGGCCCAGAATCACCTTCACCCTAAATGCCGATGGCACACCGCTGTTCAAATCAAGTGGCACGTCCATTTGGCCTATTCAGTTAATTGTTAATGAGATCCCAGCTGAACAGAGAATGTCAAAACTCGTCCTTGCGGCATTGTGGTTTTGGAAGGAGAAACCAAATATGGAGCTTTTTCAGAACACATTTGTAAAGGAAATGAGCCACCTCAGTGAAAATGGCTTTGTGTTGGAGCGGAAGGGTCAACTGCAGACATACAAAGCTTATTGCATTTGTTGTGCAGTTGACTCTGTTGCCAGGGCACCTATGCAAGGTGTCACACAATTTAATGGTTATTTCGGATGTAACTGGTGTCTGCAGAAAGGTGAACGAGCTGGTGGTTCTACTAAGTACCCTGTTCAACCATTGAACCCCACTGAGCGCACTGAAAGCCAGATGGTCGAAGATATGATGACTGCAGTTAGGGAAGGTGTGACTGTTAATGGTGTTAAAACAGCATCTCCGTTGATCGGCCTGCCCTATTTTAATATCGTATCAGGCTTTGTCCCTGACTACATGCACTGTATTTTACTCGGTGTAGCACGGCAGTTTTTAGACTTGTGGTTTGAGTCATCAGGTTATGCCTACTCCCTCAGTCGCAAGCAAAACATGGTCGATGAGAGGCTTTTGGCTATCAGGCCACCGAGAGACGTGAAAAGATTGCCGCGAGCAACAAAAGAGCGGAGATGGTGGAAAGCTAAAGAGCTGGAGAATTGGATACTATATTACAGCATCCCAGTGCTCCATGGTATTCTGGAGAGAAGATACCTTGAGCATTGGGCATGCTTGGTGGAAGCTTTACATATTATGCTGCAGCGCAGTATCGAAACTGCTGAAGTTAACAGAGCAGAGAAACTCTTGTTAGAGTTTCATGTGCGCTCAGAAATGCTTTTTGGAAAAGCTTTCATGACATATAACATGCACCAGCTGACACATATTGTCAAGAGTATCCACGACTGGGGACCCCTGTGGGCACATTCCGCATTTCCATTTGAATCGGGAAATGGGAGCCTCAAAGAGGCCATCAAAGCTGCAAATGGAATTCCACACCAGCTGTGTAGAGTTCTGCAGATTGAAAACACTGTAATGGAGCTGCAGGATCTGACTGCCAGCCCTAGCGTGGTGCTGTATTGCAATTCTTTTGATGCCAAGGTCACTCACAAAAGCAAAAGCAGCAGTGATGGCACCCGTTTTTTTGGAAGTGGTTCTTGTATTCCACCAGCCTGTTCATCACCTGAGCAAGAAATTCTGCCACCCTCTGTAAAGTACAGAAGAATGATGGTAAACGGTTCAATCCTGACAGACTGCTTGTACGCGTCAAAGAAAAAGACTAATACTTCAGTTGTTCAACTCTTGGATGGATCATTTGCCATTATTGAAAAGATCATTTCAAGTGGTGATAACACATGCATATGTGTCTGGAAACTTCGGTGCCGACCAGTAAAGTATGACTTGGTGACCGTTAACCATGTGCACAAAGTGTTATTCAAACAGTCTCCTACAGTAATTATTCAGCCTCTAGAAATAAGAAGTGTTAGTGTATTAATCAATGTGGAAAATGTTTCATATGTATGTGCACCTCCCAGCACTCTTTCTCTGTAGTCTTCTTCGACAATTCTATGTTccctaattcatcatcatcatcatcatcattgattgatatttggggttcaacgtcccaaaaccaccatatgattatgagacgccgtagtggagggctccggaaatttcgaccacctggggttcttgaacgtgcacccaaatctgagcacacgggcctacagcattttcgcctccatcgaaaatgcagccgccgcagccgggatttgatcccgcgacctgcgggtcagcagctgagtaccttagtcactagaccaccgcggcggggcatcatcatcattctcagccTGTGTTAGTCCACTGCAGGTTGAAGGCCTCTCCCAATGATCTCCAGTTTACCATATCCTGTGCGAGCTAATTCCATTTTATTCCTGGGAACCTCCGAATTATGTCGCTCTGTCTAACTCCCTGCCTTCCCCAACTGTGTTGACCATCGCTTGGTAACCATTCTGTTGCTCTTATTGTTCACCAGTTGTCTGGTGAACACTTTTCTCTTTAATGATAGTGGCAGATTTCCtgacattatttgagagtgcctgacgaatgtgctccagcccattacaaGACCAGCCCAGGTCCATTTTTTTCGCTTGATGTCAGCTAGGACATCTGCAACTCCTGTCTGTTCTCTTAGCCATGCTACCATCCTCCGGTCTCTCATTGTTATTCCTACCATTCTACGTTTCATTGCACGCTGCGTGGTCCTCAGCTTTCGCTCTAGCTGTTTCATTATTCTCCATGGTTTATCACCATACATCCGAATTGGCAGTATGCCATGGTTGTATACTTTTCTCTTTAATGATAGTGGCAGATTTCCtgacattatttgagagtgcctgacgaatgtgctccagcccattcttattcttcagtGAATTTCTTTTTTGTGGTTAGGTTCTCCCATGAGTAGTTGTCCTAGGTATACATATTCTTGTGTACTCTCGAATGTATCGTTTTCGATCGTAAATTCTTTCTGTTTTGCCAGGCCATTCAAAATTAAGCAAGCTATTTTAGGTGTTTTAGCCCTTTTTGAGTAAGCCATAGGTGTAATCACTAAGAGATTATGGGGCACTGCTTTCTCCATTTGCTCATTTTCCTTGGAAGAGTGCTAGTGATAGTGCAAAACAACTGGTGCATTTGTTTGCATAAGCAGGTACAGTGGCTGCTCATTGTACTCTTGATACATATATAATGAAAGCCATGCTTCTGTGGCATCATTATGTGAAATAATAGCACTACAAGCTGGGTTTGTGCACATGAGCAGCATTGCAGCTCTAGTGACACTGGTGTGAGTGACCGTACATTGAAACTTGGTGCGAACACGACATCTCGCAGGACGAGGACACAGTATGAGCGCCGCCTAACAATTGAACTTTATTGAAACTAAATTAAACGTAGGAAAAACTAAGATCATGCATGCTCAGAAACTGCAGGTCACGTAAAGGAAATTGCTAACCAGCAAATTTTACGGAAATCCATTGACCTCTTAAAATTGTCTGAGTTGCCTAAATGCAAGCACGTCATGGCCAGTGTGCAGTGGGTATTCGGCACTCAGTTTTGTCAGAGTGGCATATGTCATTCAAGTTGCTATACCTTGTGAAATTTTATGTGCACTGTTAATTTGTAATTTAATTTCAGATGCAACTATGTGCAAATTTTGTGCATTTGTGTATTATTTTTtacatatgtacatatatttcatgcatattattatttttgtgttttgtttgagTGTTCTTATGCCTGGACTTGTTGTATTTTTGCCCATTTTAATAAACATATTGTGGTGGAATGCCACGAGCTTTTCTCGGAAATGCGTGGTTGTCTTCTGTTGTACAAACAGCACCAAGGTTATACTGCTGTGATTTCATTAATTTCAAAAGCACTACTGTGCAGAAAGAGGTTGCATAGTCTATCCATTAAGATATATCAAGACCTATAATTAGGCAagaaatgctgccatttttgggCATGAAGCACTTGGAACGATGAAGGACAACAGTATTATTATAGGACAATTTGTTGTCATTCGGCAGCATTCACTTACTGCGTTATGTGCTTGAGGATACAAGCTGACTTCATTAATTTGTTCTTCCtttcaattttcaataaaatgttaCGTATTCTATATTTTGGCCACTATTCGGCGTCATTAGAATCAAAGATGAAATTTCACTATTCACACACCACTAGCTGTGAGTGATTCACAGGCTATATCAGCCCAGACATTGGAAATCTTAACACAACAGTGTGAATGAGCTCATGTCGCGAAATATCCAGatggcagcaaaaaataaaaatcgtgGGTGAAGCCAGAATCAAACCCTGGAATTCTGCATGGCAGCCTCCGCTCAGTCACTGCTTCAAACTACTTTAGAAAGATACCTTGTACAATGAAAAATACCTTGTCAGGACAAAGTAGTTGCAGAGTTGGCTTTCCTGTTTTATATCAATGTGATAAGCTTTACATATGTGCACTTAGGACTGTGCGAGCAATATTCAAGGGTTGCACTTGTCTGTATATAAGCACATCATCACTCGATAGCATGCACTTCATGGTAATATAACTGAAGTGCAAGCTCCAATGGGAACACTGATGTTATGTTGTGCCATAAGCTACCTTTCACGCGTCAGTGTACTTGATGTGCCTGGAAAGTCTACAATATGCACAGAGCTAATCAATTGGGACAAAGATGTctatccacctcgtaacgctgaaGGCTCAAAATGAAATTTCCAGCATTGGCTGACGCATGCTGACTGCTTCGCATATGACTAATTCCCACAACATGTGTGCTGTGCTGGATTTTTACACTCCGTTTGCACTACAGCTTTCGtgcaccaacttcaacctttaATTTTATACCCACATCAGTGACTATTACTTCGTCTACACAAaatatccaagaaaaaaaaatgacaaaaacaagTGATGAAGCTTGCATGTAGCAATGGGCCTATTTTTGTCCAGGCAATCACCCAGCAGGAGACTGAAAGTACTGCTTCTATGAGCACAGCTATAGGTCACAAACCAGCAGAACTAGCTGCATTTTTAATTGTACCATATTCAAACTCATGTTAACTGTTAATGCTATAACTGTCCCACTGTTTTGAGTTAAAATGTACCTTATAGTAAACGCCACAGCtctagaaaaaaaagttgcttatAAGGAACATAAATGACTGAAGAACATAACCTAATGCACACTACAATGAAGTTTTCAATTCAAAATATGTATACATGGCTCAATTGACTCCAATATATAAGAATCATGACAATTACTTGAGCCTGGAATTCTGCCCTGGCCTATAGCAAATTAAGTTGCCATGTAAATAACAAATATCAACTTTTATGTATATGAAACAAATTTTAATTGAAAGAACAATGTTCCAACACTCTCCCAAATTGTAGTTGTACAACCAATTGGACCAACAAGCACACCATTTGGGATGCCAATTGGGAGGCCAATTGGAATGCACTGTTCCAATGGTTTTCCAATTGGAATGTGGGCAGCCAATTGGACTAACAAGCATTCCAATTGGAGATCAAATGGTCAGCGGTGAACCAATTGGACTGGCCAATTGGAACTATAAGGTCCAATTGGTCTTTCCTATTGAAGTTCAGCATTCCAGTTGGCTTCCAATTAATGCCATTTGGGACCAATTCATGGGAACTGGTATGACCAGTTGGACCCATTCACTTTTTTTGACTGGGATGACTACACGCCCCgccatggtgcgctcgcggccattttgctagcttcacatataccaaatttggcaccaCGTGActttaatagatgacgaaggtaaattacatgtCCGAACATGACACTCATGATATGTGTGTTttgtaaaacatgattacatgctacactcatagcatgctcgcgctAGCTGTGCACTCATTGCTAGCTCTGCACATCACTTCACGTGatactatatttggtatcacgtggtgTGAACAGATGATGAAGGTGAATGACGCTTCCAACATGACATGGAGTCTGTGTGGCATAATTTATGTCCGCCTCGTATTTTAAAGGGACATCAACTTTCCTAATTcatgcacgtacacacacacacacacacacacacacacacacacacatatatatatatatatatatataagggaaagaagtgtatacctaagggctcgttt
This genomic interval from Rhipicephalus microplus isolate Deutch F79 chromosome 10, USDA_Rmic, whole genome shotgun sequence contains the following:
- the LOC119177327 gene encoding uncharacterized protein LOC119177327 isoform X2, with protein sequence MCHGCRCAEVVFGCALNNNLRSIHTCTNKSSNAVIMYQLPKRKKRGPYKRYINHGSDFVLPRSTERGCQQREVPMDTSSSDDEAAGQASVSTDINGILRTDTLSSEDEQETSSDACSTAASRVTSAPVSPTTPELQATNDRPQHANPMVSHDTLLNDEELSMSDEDGSEQHDPGELPSEDDMQMPNSPTGPSHGGKSQFGELFTDVITERVVLSRGDILLMVLKHAVKNNLSFTGLTSMLDLINRIFEHPILPDSRYQLSKLLSKTGTTMTYYCFCPKCFTHIENAETNASFQCIQCGHRTSVSSLSDMPFFVTLDVESQLQRLLKDCALLDLTKPLHHDGSLGDLCDGEMYHKFAASTQQCGPRITFTLNADGTPLFKSSGTSIWPIQLIVNEIPAEQRMSKLVLAALWFWKEKPNMELFQNTFVKEMSHLSENGFVLERKGQLQTYKAYCICCAVDSVARAPMQGVTQFNGYFGCNWCLQKGERAGGSTKYPVQPLNPTERTESQMVEDMMTAVREGVTVNGVKTASPLIGLPYFNIVSGFVPDYMHCILLGVARQFLDLWFESSGYAYSLSRKQNMVDERLLAIRPPRDVKRLPRATKERRWWKAKELENWILYYSIPVLHGILERRYLEHWACLVEALHIMLQRSIETAEVNRAEKLLLEFHVRSEMLFGKAFMTYNMHQLTHIVKSIHDWGPLWAHSAFPFESGNGSLKEAIKAANGIPHQLCRVLQIENTVMELQDLTASPSVVLYCNSFDAKVTHKSKSSSDGTRFFGSGSCIPPACSSPEQEILPPSVKYRRMMVNGSILTDCLYASKKKTNTSVVQLLDGSFAIIEKIISSGDNTCICVWKLRCRPVKYDLVTVNHVHKVLFKQSPTVIIQPLEIRSVSVLINVENVSYVCAPPSTLSL
- the LOC119177327 gene encoding uncharacterized protein LOC119177327 isoform X1: MCHGCRCAEVVFGCALNNNLRSIHTCTNKSSNAVIMYQLPKRKKRGPYKRYINHGSDFVLPRSTERGCQQREVPMDTSSSDDEAAGQASVSTDINGILRTDTLSSEDEQETSSDACSTAASRVTSAPVSPTTPELQATNDRPQHANPMVSHDTLLNDEELSMSDEDGSEQHDPGELPSEDDMQQMPNSPTGPSHGGKSQFGELFTDVITERVVLSRGDILLMVLKHAVKNNLSFTGLTSMLDLINRIFEHPILPDSRYQLSKLLSKTGTTMTYYCFCPKCFTHIENAETNASFQCIQCGHRTSVSSLSDMPFFVTLDVESQLQRLLKDCALLDLTKPLHHDGSLGDLCDGEMYHKFAASTQQCGPRITFTLNADGTPLFKSSGTSIWPIQLIVNEIPAEQRMSKLVLAALWFWKEKPNMELFQNTFVKEMSHLSENGFVLERKGQLQTYKAYCICCAVDSVARAPMQGVTQFNGYFGCNWCLQKGERAGGSTKYPVQPLNPTERTESQMVEDMMTAVREGVTVNGVKTASPLIGLPYFNIVSGFVPDYMHCILLGVARQFLDLWFESSGYAYSLSRKQNMVDERLLAIRPPRDVKRLPRATKERRWWKAKELENWILYYSIPVLHGILERRYLEHWACLVEALHIMLQRSIETAEVNRAEKLLLEFHVRSEMLFGKAFMTYNMHQLTHIVKSIHDWGPLWAHSAFPFESGNGSLKEAIKAANGIPHQLCRVLQIENTVMELQDLTASPSVVLYCNSFDAKVTHKSKSSSDGTRFFGSGSCIPPACSSPEQEILPPSVKYRRMMVNGSILTDCLYASKKKTNTSVVQLLDGSFAIIEKIISSGDNTCICVWKLRCRPVKYDLVTVNHVHKVLFKQSPTVIIQPLEIRSVSVLINVENVSYVCAPPSTLSL
- the LOC119177327 gene encoding uncharacterized protein LOC119177327 isoform X3 yields the protein MCHGCRCAEVVFGCALNNNLRSIHTCTNKSSNAVIMYQLPKRKKRGPYKRYINHGSDFVLPRSTERGCQQREVPMDTSSSDDEAAGQASVSTDINGILRTDTLSSEDEQETSSDACSTAASRVTSAPVSPTTPELQATNDRPQHANPMVSHDTLLNDEELSMSDEDGSEQHDPGELPSEDDMVGPSEVAKITQTWLMSLTAGGSLSLFRHWKCRIYER